A genomic region of Dreissena polymorpha isolate Duluth1 chromosome 4, UMN_Dpol_1.0, whole genome shotgun sequence contains the following coding sequences:
- the LOC127878789 gene encoding ice nucleation protein-like: protein MVKFISNLKLLKAATVRQAYASTQSGRERSPMAATVRQAYASTQSGRERSPMAATVRQAYASTQSGRERSPMAATVRQACASTQSGRERSPMAATVRQASASTQSGRERSPMAATVRQAYASTQSGRERSPMAATVRQAYASTQSGRERSPMAATVRQAYASTQSGRERSPMAATVRQAYASTLSVRERSPMAATVRQAYASTQSGRERSPMAATVRQAYASTQSVRERSPMAATVRQAYASTQSVRERSPMAATVRQAYASTQSVRERSPMAATVRQAYASTQSVRERSP from the coding sequence ATGGTCAAGTTTATTTCCAACCTAAAACTATTGAAGGCGGCGACTGTCAGACAAGCCTATGCATCCACACAGTCTGGTCGGGAGCGGTCCCCAATGGCGGCGACTGTCAGACAAGCCTATGCATCCACACAGTCTGGTCGGGAGCGGTCCCCAATGGCGGCGACTGTCAGACAAGCCTATGCATCCACACAGTCTGGTCGGGAGCGGTCCCCAATGGCGGCGACTGTCAGACAAGCCTGCGCATCCACACAGTCTGGTCGGGAGCGGTCCCCAATGGCGGCGACTGTCAGACAAGCCTCTGCATCCACACAGTCTGGTCGGGAGCGGTCCCCAATGGCGGCGACTGTCAGACAAGCCTATGCATCCACACAGTCTGGTCGGGAGCGGTCCCCAATGGCGGCGACTGTCAGACAAGCCTATGCATCCACACAGTCTGGTCGGGAGCGGTCCCCAATGGCGGCGACTGTCAGACAAGCCTATGCATCCACACAGTCTGGTCGGGAGCGGTCCCCAATGGCGGCGACTGTCAGACAAGCCTATGCATCCACACTGTCTGTTCGGGAGCGGTCCCCAATGGCGGCGACTGTCAGACAAGCCTATGCATCCACACAGTCTGGTCGGGAGCGGTCCCCAATGGCGGCGACTGTCAGACAAGCCTATGCATCCACACAGTCTGTTCGGGAGCGGTCCCCAATGGCGGCGACTGTCAGACAAGCCTATGCATCCACACAGTCTGTTCGGGAGCGGTCCCCAATGGCGGCGACTGTCAGACAAGCCTATGCATCCACACAGTCTGTTCGGGAGCGGTCCCCAATGGCGGCGACTGTCAGACAAGCCTATGCATCCACACAGTCTGTTCGGGAGCGGTCCCCATAG